From the Winogradskyella forsetii genome, the window TTGTGTCCTCAAATCAAATGCGTGGTAGGGCAATTCGCAAAGATGCCAATAAACCGAAAAAAACCAGTAATATTTGGCATTTAGCCTGTATAGACCCAACGGATAAAAACGGCGGACGCGAGATTGAATTATTAAAGCGTCGGTTTGAAGCTTTTGTTGGTATAACCAATACTAAAGTGCCTTTTATAACTGATGGTTATGAGCGATTGGGCATTCCTGAAGAAATTGACACCAATGATGTTGATCGACTAAATGCGTTGACTTTTGAACGTGCTGCTAAACGAACAAATACAACCATAAAATGGAAACATTCAATTGGAAGCGGCAGTAAATTAACGAGACAGTTAAAACTTGAAGATTATAAAACACCAGAATTTAAAGCTGAGCGAAATCTTTATTTTGCAAAGGCATCAAAATTGGTTTTGATTGAAATTATATTGATACTTGCCGTTTTCTTTTTTGGAACCCTAATCACAGCATTTAATTTGATGCTCAGCCAAAAGCTATTAAACAGTATGAGGATTATAGGATTAATAGTGCTGGCATTTTTTGGATACAAATTGTATCGATTGACCATCTATTATTTGCGACATGGTTTTCTGCACAAAAAATTGAAGCGTATGGGCTTGGCTATATTAGAAACCATGGACGATCTACACATTTTAAACACCAGAAGAAGTTTTATAAGAGTGCATGCTGAAGAATTACCCAATGGTGTAGTGACTTGTAATCTAAAAGGAGCAAGTAATTTTGAAGAAGCCTTATTTTTAAGTACGCTAACAGAATTATTAGAACCTGTTAAGTCGCCTCGTTATGTTTTGGTCAGTACTAACTTTTTCAAAAGAGGATTTAATATTGAAAATTTTTATCCAATACCAGAGGTATTCGGGAAGAATAAAGAGGATGCTGAGCGTTTTCACGAAAACTGGACACGCTACATGGGAAAAAGTAAGTTAGTTTATACCAGACAATCTGAAGGCAGACGACTTTTGCTAAAAGCACGACTTTTTCATCACACCAATGAATTAGATGGAAACTTGGAAGATTTAACGGTTTGGAAATAGATTAAACCCATTCTCTGGGATTTTGTAAAACGTCTAGTAATTTTTCTTCTGCACTTCCTTTTTCAGGATGATGGTCATAAACCCACTGCACATGTGGTGGTAAGCTCATTAAAATACTTTCTATGCGTCCATTGGTTTTCAAGCCGAATAATGTGCCTTTATCGTGTACTAAATTGAATTCCACATAGCGTCCTCTTCTAATTTCTTGCCAGTTGCGTTGTGTTTTTGTGTACTCCAAGTTTTTTCGTTTTTCAACGATTGGCACATAGGCTTCTAAGAAACTATCGCCAACTTCTGTAACAAAGTTGTACCAGTTTTGCATGCTCATCTCCTCTGTAGCTTTGCAATAATCAAAGAATAAGCCACCAATACCGCGACCTTCATTTCGGTGTGCGTTGAAAAAGTATTCATCACAACGTGCTTTGTATTTTGCATAAAACTCTGGATTATGTTTGTCGCATGCCGTTTTGCAGGTCTGATGAAAGTGTTTGGCATCGTCTTCAAATAAATAGTAAGGTGTGAGATCTTGTCCGCCACCAAACCATTGGTCAACGATTTTACCGTCCTTATCATACATTTCAAAATAGCGCCAATTGGCATGAACTGTTGGTACCATTGGGTTTTTTGGGTGCAAAACCAAGCTTAATCCACATGCAAAAAAATCGGCGTCTTCAACACCAAAGTACTTTTGCATACTATCTGGTAATTTACCGTGTACTCCAGAAATATTGACACCTCCTTTTTCGAAAACACTGCCATGTTCTATAACACGTGTTCTTCCACCACCACCTTCTGGTCGTTCCCAAATGTCCTCTTGGAATTTGGCTTTACCATCAACAGTTTCTAGTTTTGAGGTTATGGTGTCTTGTAATTGCTTTATGTAAGTGTAGAATTTGTTTTTGATGGTTGTGTTTGGTTTAAAACCTTCAAGATGTTTAAAAGATTGAAGACTATTATTAGTGACTTGATCTGCAAGGTTTTCAAAACCTTGTAGATCTTTATTCTTATTTTGATAATGTACAATTTTTAAATTATCTAAGTCGTCAAACAATTCTAAAATGTATGTTTTATCAATCTGAAATTCTTTTGGTGATGTATCCCTTATGTAATATTGAAATGAAGAGAATCTATAATTTTCCCAATCTTCAATCGGATTTAGATGAATGTAACAAAAAACAGTTTTATAATAATCTTCAGTGTCGATTAGTTTTCGTTTAAAATGCTTTTCAAACAGACTTCCTGTTCTCTTATTTTCTTTATTAAATGCTTTTGAATAAGCATTGAAAAGATTAGAAAAGGCTTGTGTAATTTCTTTTGATTCAGCATCAACTTTAATTAAAAAATGGTAATGGTTATTTAACAGACAGAAAGCAGAAATAGTAGCTCTGCCTTTTAGATATTTTCCTGTTAAGTCAAGAAAATAACGTTTGTTCTCATCAGATTTGAAAATGGTAGACCCATTAATGCCGCGATTAAAAATATGGTAATAATTACCCTTTTCCAATGTCTCTAACTTCATAATACACTCTCAATTTTTTCCAGTTTTCATACCTACAAGGTTTTGGAAACCTTGCAGGATTATAAAGAGAAGGTTCGCATTTAAAATTTGACTCAATATTTGCTGGTTCTGCGCAACTCATACAATTCCATATCCAAAGGTGCTTCTCCATTAGGCGTAAATTCATTCAGCAATGTTTTTCGCCATTTAAAATTATTGTTTAAAGCGACTTTCACACTTTGCAAATTAGCTTTATGTGTTATAATTTGAATCGTTTCCAATCCTAATTCATTAAAAGCATATTTTGATAAATGTTGAATAGCTTCAGAAGTCAAACCTTGGCCTTCAAAAGTATAACCAATACAATATGCGA encodes:
- the hemF gene encoding oxygen-dependent coproporphyrinogen oxidase; this encodes MKNKFYTYIKQLQDTITSKLETVDGKAKFQEDIWERPEGGGGRTRVIEHGSVFEKGGVNISGVHGKLPDSMQKYFGVEDADFFACGLSLVLHPKNPMVPTVHANWRYFEMYDKDGKIVDQWFGGGQDLTPYYLFEDDAKHFHQTCKTACDKHNPEFYAKYKARCDEYFFNAHRNEGRGIGGLFFDYCKATEEMSMQNWYNFVTEVGDSFLEAYVPIVEKRKNLEYTKTQRNWQEIRRGRYVEFNLVHDKGTLFGLKTNGRIESILMSLPPHVQWVYDHHPEKGSAEEKLLDVLQNPREWV